From a region of the Candidatus Binatus sp. genome:
- a CDS encoding PqqD family protein: MPTDFTIVVSKYQVSRDLAEEAVILNTRSGIYYGLDSVGARVWNLMRQPRKFSEICQFITAEYDVAPASCARDLRELLDNLHAYGLIEIDP, translated from the coding sequence ATGCCGACCGATTTCACCATAGTCGTCTCGAAGTATCAGGTCTCGCGCGATCTTGCCGAAGAGGCGGTCATCCTCAACACCCGGAGCGGCATCTACTATGGACTCGATTCGGTCGGCGCGCGGGTGTGGAACCTGATGCGCCAGCCGCGCAAGTTCTCCGAAATCTGCCAGTTCATCACCGCTGAGTACGACGTCGCGCCGGCGTCCTGCGCCCGCGACCTCCGCGAATTGCTGGACAATCTGCACGCTTACGGATTGATCGAGATTGACCCGTGA